From a single Fulvivirga ulvae genomic region:
- a CDS encoding SDR family NAD(P)-dependent oxidoreductase, producing MKLKNKVAVVTGGARDIGRAISVKLAKEGAKVVVNYNSSETEANETIKEIESNGGEAVAVQANVAKQSGIDDLVDKTKAAFGDRVDVLVNNAGGLFARKTIEELDEAFYSLVMDVNLKGTVFVTQAFKPLMSKGASIVNMASQAGRDGGGPGSVLYAASKGAVMTLTRNWAKELGPQGIRVNAVCPGMIATKFHDDFTKDEVREKVAGLTPLRREGQAAEVADLVAYLASDEASFITGNNVDINGGLAFS from the coding sequence ATGAAATTAAAGAATAAAGTAGCAGTAGTTACAGGTGGAGCTAGGGATATTGGCCGAGCCATCAGTGTTAAATTGGCCAAAGAAGGGGCTAAAGTGGTTGTTAACTATAATAGCAGTGAAACAGAGGCGAATGAAACAATTAAAGAGATTGAAAGTAATGGAGGAGAAGCAGTAGCCGTGCAGGCGAATGTGGCAAAGCAATCAGGTATTGATGACCTAGTAGACAAAACCAAAGCGGCTTTCGGAGACCGGGTTGATGTTTTGGTAAACAATGCGGGGGGACTATTTGCTCGAAAAACTATTGAAGAGCTTGATGAAGCATTTTATAGCCTGGTAATGGATGTAAACCTTAAAGGGACAGTCTTTGTGACTCAAGCATTCAAACCATTAATGAGTAAAGGGGCATCAATTGTAAATATGGCTTCACAGGCCGGACGTGACGGAGGAGGCCCTGGATCTGTCTTATATGCTGCTTCTAAAGGGGCTGTAATGACATTGACACGCAACTGGGCAAAAGAATTAGGACCTCAGGGAATTAGGGTAAATGCAGTATGTCCAGGAATGATTGCCACAAAGTTTCATGATGATTTCACGAAAGATGAAGTGAGAGAGAAAGTGGCGGGTTTAACGCCTTTGAGAAGGGAAGGGCAGGCAGCAGAGGTGGCAGATCTTGTTGCCTATCTAGCGAGCGATGAAGCGTCTTTCATTACGGGCAATAACGTGGACATCAATGGAGGACTGGCGTTCTCGTAA
- a CDS encoding SDR family NAD(P)-dependent oxidoreductase → MEKPENKIAIITGATGGIGFEVAKRLGSDGYTVILNGIEDELGAQRVEELAKDGISAAYYGFDVTNEDEVNSNIKAIGEKYGKIDVLVNNAGGLGGRSRFEEMTTEFYRKVMALNLDSVFFTSRAAIPFLKKGEHPSIINYTSNAGWNAGGPGAGIYGTSKAGVHAITRALAKDLAEYGIRVNAVSPGTIDTPFHAQIKSTKPEVFASWKNNIMLGRLGEPEEVASVVSFLAGKDASFVTAETIQVGGGQALGI, encoded by the coding sequence ATGGAAAAACCTGAAAATAAAATAGCTATAATCACAGGAGCCACAGGTGGTATAGGTTTCGAAGTTGCCAAACGATTGGGTAGTGATGGGTATACCGTAATTCTGAACGGTATCGAAGACGAACTGGGAGCTCAAAGAGTGGAAGAACTAGCCAAGGATGGAATTAGCGCAGCATATTATGGTTTTGATGTTACAAACGAAGATGAGGTAAACTCCAACATCAAGGCCATTGGCGAAAAATATGGCAAAATAGATGTCCTTGTGAATAATGCAGGGGGACTAGGGGGAAGGTCGAGGTTTGAAGAAATGACCACTGAGTTTTACAGGAAGGTGATGGCACTCAATTTAGATTCGGTGTTTTTCACATCAAGAGCTGCGATTCCTTTTCTTAAAAAGGGAGAACACCCTTCTATTATCAACTATACATCCAATGCAGGCTGGAATGCCGGTGGGCCCGGAGCAGGTATCTATGGAACCTCTAAGGCAGGTGTTCATGCCATAACAAGGGCATTAGCCAAAGACCTGGCAGAGTATGGAATCAGAGTAAATGCGGTGTCTCCAGGCACTATTGATACACCATTTCATGCACAGATTAAGTCTACCAAACCTGAGGTTTTCGCCTCCTGGAAGAACAATATCATGTTGGGACGGCTGGGAGAGCCTGAAGAAGTGGCCTCAGTAGTATCCTTCCTAGCAGGTAAGGATGCGTCTTTTGTCACTGCTGAGACCATACAGGTAGGTGGTGGTCAGGCATTGGGCATATAA
- a CDS encoding MFS transporter, producing MKIKGLRWWVIALIALATVINYIDRQSITVLWPQIADDLYPDKTTDEHKEIYSWISIIFVFSYAFGQAIFGKIFDWIGTRLGFALSIGVWSIATAAHALARSFLSFAIFRSILGIAEAGNWPGAAKGNAEWFPTKERAFAQGLFNSGAAIGGIIAIPLIGLLTIHFHWQTIFILVGLVGLLWLIPWMVLVKAPPRKHPWISDEERAYILKGQKNESEEESDEPDGYNPGTGELLSRRQSWGVIIASAAIDPIWWLFVFWIPIYLFEVYGMDVKSVALYGWVPYVGAMLGAWFGGLLAQNRIKAGWSVDRTRKMVITLGCLIMLPALLGMASPGGPTTAVLIMAVILFGFQTAIGNVQTLPSDFYSGKTVGSLSGFAGMAAKLTAAGMTYLVPWLTLGGNYTPAFIIGAALALVALASVWILCGRIEALRARR from the coding sequence ATGAAAATTAAAGGATTACGGTGGTGGGTGATTGCCCTCATAGCCCTGGCAACGGTTATTAATTATATAGACAGACAATCAATTACGGTGCTGTGGCCGCAGATTGCAGATGATTTATATCCTGACAAAACCACTGACGAGCATAAAGAGATTTATTCTTGGATATCGATCATATTCGTTTTTTCTTATGCGTTTGGACAGGCAATTTTCGGGAAAATTTTTGATTGGATTGGTACACGATTGGGTTTTGCCTTGTCTATAGGCGTTTGGTCTATCGCTACGGCAGCCCATGCGCTAGCGAGGAGCTTTTTAAGTTTTGCAATCTTTAGATCCATTCTCGGGATAGCAGAGGCCGGCAACTGGCCTGGTGCTGCAAAAGGTAATGCAGAGTGGTTTCCAACAAAAGAAAGGGCGTTTGCACAAGGTCTTTTTAATTCAGGAGCAGCCATTGGAGGCATAATTGCAATTCCGCTTATCGGTCTGCTAACCATACATTTTCATTGGCAAACCATATTTATACTGGTAGGATTAGTAGGTCTGTTGTGGCTTATACCCTGGATGGTGTTGGTAAAAGCACCTCCCAGAAAGCATCCATGGATCTCCGATGAGGAAAGAGCCTACATATTAAAAGGACAGAAGAATGAGAGTGAAGAAGAAAGTGATGAACCGGATGGATACAACCCTGGAACAGGAGAACTTCTAAGCCGCCGACAAAGCTGGGGTGTTATTATAGCTTCTGCTGCTATAGACCCCATTTGGTGGTTGTTCGTTTTCTGGATACCCATCTATCTATTTGAGGTCTATGGTATGGATGTAAAATCTGTGGCGCTGTATGGTTGGGTTCCTTATGTGGGAGCTATGCTTGGTGCATGGTTTGGAGGTCTGCTCGCCCAAAATAGAATTAAAGCAGGTTGGAGTGTTGATAGAACAAGAAAAATGGTTATTACACTTGGCTGTCTGATTATGCTTCCCGCTTTACTTGGAATGGCAAGCCCCGGAGGACCTACTACGGCTGTATTAATCATGGCTGTCATTCTATTCGGATTTCAAACAGCCATAGGAAATGTTCAAACGCTACCAAGCGACTTTTATAGCGGAAAAACGGTGGGTAGTTTATCAGGGTTCGCAGGAATGGCCGCAAAGCTCACGGCAGCGGGTATGACCTACCTGGTCCCCTGGTTGACTTTAGGGGGAAACTACACACCTGCATTTATCATAGGAGCTGCATTGGCATTGGTTGCCCTGGCCAGCGTCTGGATTTTATGTGGTCGAATCGAAGCTTTAAGAGCTAGAAGATAA
- a CDS encoding chondroitinase-B domain-containing protein — MRNILLLVLSLMLFSGCGKDTDTKGLVVKNFDELKSAINEAKPGTEIVLANGVWTDAQIRFYGIGTENAPITLRAETPGEVFLEGQSYLHLGGEHLIVSGLYFRNGYSPKSGIIRYQIGEDSTAFNSRVTNTVIEGFTRPNRWEDDSWIEFYGKNNQLDHCYIAGKSNDGATLMVYHKGNQHTNSHHQIVNNYFGPRPRKGGPRAETMRLGGSETSMTPGRVNVANNYFEACNGEVEIISDKTNYNSFTDNIFYKCEGSLVMRHSNYTRVDGNIFIGGDDSDFYGGVRVVNTGHWITNNYFYKIRGEQFRSPLAIMNGIPKSAINRYQQVTDAVVAYNTWVDCKSPWQIGVGQNKASADVLPASEIRSAPPIRTTIANNLIYNTEIDENPVVNHDDMEGILFKNNLIDNNGSEYSEFDVLTNAEVQMTQINDWLYAPAGIQNEALNNVFNGYGFDKIKNGLFGASRKADNKVGAINQLSAAQGFKIDKTKYGPDWFTPNQTTSKAAIHTAASGELENVLSQANSGDIIELSDKTYTLSASLKIDKEITIRSAGEGKVHLLYNGSEGTSAFEMNPGGTIKLENISLKGQHNQLAFAPLAKNMASAYNLFVDDCVIENFDYVLKASKGSFADSIRFRNTTIQNSAHGFVLAADEKGDYNAEMVTFAQCEFRNIKGNVIHFYRGGYDESTIGGFLTVTNNTFIECGESAENAILIRTPGIINVRIVDNTFLNNPVDFIASLWGAKNNTHSGNVITESGEIRVEEQQKQELLY, encoded by the coding sequence ATGAGAAATATTTTACTTTTGGTTTTGTCACTCATGCTCTTTTCTGGGTGTGGTAAAGATACCGATACAAAAGGCCTTGTTGTTAAAAACTTTGATGAACTGAAAAGTGCGATTAATGAAGCCAAACCAGGAACAGAAATTGTTCTTGCTAATGGTGTATGGACAGATGCACAGATCAGGTTTTATGGTATAGGAACAGAGAATGCCCCTATTACACTTCGTGCAGAAACTCCGGGTGAGGTTTTTTTAGAAGGGCAGTCTTACTTACATCTTGGAGGGGAGCATTTGATTGTTAGTGGTTTATATTTTAGAAATGGTTATTCGCCTAAAAGCGGTATTATACGCTATCAAATAGGTGAAGATAGTACGGCCTTTAACTCACGGGTGACGAACACAGTAATAGAAGGTTTTACCAGGCCTAACAGGTGGGAAGACGATAGCTGGATTGAGTTCTATGGTAAAAACAATCAGCTTGATCATTGCTATATAGCAGGAAAATCTAATGATGGAGCTACCTTAATGGTCTATCATAAAGGTAATCAACACACTAATAGCCATCATCAAATAGTAAATAATTACTTCGGTCCACGCCCGAGAAAAGGCGGTCCTCGAGCTGAGACCATGCGACTTGGCGGCAGTGAGACATCCATGACGCCCGGGCGAGTAAATGTTGCTAACAATTACTTTGAGGCCTGCAATGGTGAAGTGGAAATTATTTCTGACAAAACGAACTACAACTCATTTACCGACAACATTTTTTATAAGTGTGAAGGGTCGCTAGTAATGCGACACAGTAACTACACTAGAGTTGATGGCAATATTTTCATAGGTGGAGATGATTCTGATTTCTATGGAGGCGTTAGGGTGGTTAACACTGGTCACTGGATCACCAATAATTATTTTTATAAAATAAGAGGTGAGCAGTTTAGAAGTCCACTTGCCATCATGAATGGGATACCCAAATCCGCTATAAACAGATATCAGCAAGTTACAGATGCCGTTGTCGCATATAATACCTGGGTAGATTGCAAATCTCCATGGCAGATAGGAGTAGGGCAAAACAAAGCAAGTGCTGATGTGCTTCCCGCTAGTGAAATTCGCTCAGCTCCACCTATCCGAACTACTATTGCCAACAACCTGATTTATAATACCGAAATAGATGAAAATCCTGTGGTGAACCATGATGATATGGAGGGTATACTTTTTAAGAATAACCTCATTGATAATAACGGTAGCGAATATTCTGAATTTGATGTGCTTACAAATGCAGAAGTTCAGATGACCCAAATCAATGATTGGTTGTATGCCCCTGCAGGAATACAAAACGAAGCATTAAATAATGTATTTAATGGCTATGGGTTTGATAAAATTAAGAATGGATTATTTGGGGCCTCACGAAAAGCAGATAATAAGGTGGGAGCGATCAACCAACTTTCAGCAGCACAAGGCTTTAAGATTGACAAGACAAAATATGGCCCCGACTGGTTTACACCTAACCAAACCACTTCTAAAGCTGCAATACATACTGCTGCATCAGGTGAATTAGAAAATGTCCTTAGCCAAGCTAATTCCGGAGATATTATTGAGCTTAGTGATAAGACGTATACGCTCAGTGCCTCACTCAAGATAGATAAAGAAATCACTATACGGTCTGCAGGAGAAGGTAAAGTACATTTACTATACAATGGATCTGAAGGAACATCCGCTTTCGAAATGAACCCCGGAGGAACCATAAAGTTGGAGAATATTTCCCTCAAAGGGCAGCATAATCAGTTGGCCTTTGCTCCATTGGCGAAAAACATGGCTTCTGCCTATAACCTGTTTGTTGATGACTGTGTAATTGAGAATTTTGATTATGTATTGAAAGCTTCTAAAGGCTCCTTTGCAGACTCAATCAGGTTTAGAAATACCACCATTCAAAATAGTGCGCATGGGTTTGTGCTCGCTGCTGACGAGAAAGGCGACTACAATGCCGAGATGGTAACATTTGCTCAATGTGAATTTAGAAATATAAAGGGGAACGTGATTCATTTCTACCGAGGCGGCTATGATGAGTCTACAATCGGTGGGTTTTTAACCGTGACAAATAACACTTTTATCGAGTGTGGTGAAAGTGCTGAAAATGCAATTTTAATCCGAACTCCCGGGATTATTAACGTACGAATTGTAGACAATACTTTCCTAAACAACCCGGTGGATTTTATCGCCTCATTGTGGGGCGCCAAGAATAACACACATAGTGGAAACGTGATCACCGAATCAGGTGAAATTCGAGTAGAAGAACAACAAAAACAGGAGCTTCTGTACTAA
- a CDS encoding bifunctional 4-hydroxy-2-oxoglutarate aldolase/2-dehydro-3-deoxy-phosphogluconate aldolase, with translation MARFSRIEVFKVMELTGMVPLFYHHDIERAKKALLACYKGGARVLEFTNRGDYAHEVFRELNKYAEESMPEMILGVGSVTDVGAASLYLQLGANFVVTPVLREDIAIACNRKKVLWSPGCGSLTEIAQAEELGCELVKLFPGGTYGPGFVSGIKGPQPWTSIMPTGGVAPTEENLKAWFDAGVTCVGIGSKLISKELLANNNYEELEKRVKDCLALINKIRD, from the coding sequence ATGGCAAGATTTTCAAGAATAGAAGTTTTTAAAGTGATGGAGCTCACCGGTATGGTTCCTCTGTTTTATCATCACGATATTGAAAGAGCGAAAAAGGCTTTACTGGCGTGCTATAAGGGGGGTGCCAGAGTATTAGAATTTACCAATCGTGGTGACTATGCCCATGAGGTGTTTCGTGAGTTAAATAAGTATGCAGAAGAATCGATGCCGGAAATGATTCTTGGGGTTGGTTCTGTTACGGATGTAGGAGCTGCTTCACTCTATTTACAACTTGGTGCAAACTTCGTAGTAACACCTGTGCTGAGAGAAGATATTGCCATTGCCTGCAACAGAAAGAAAGTTTTATGGTCACCGGGTTGTGGCTCATTAACGGAAATAGCACAAGCAGAGGAGTTGGGTTGTGAGTTGGTAAAATTATTTCCAGGAGGGACCTATGGGCCGGGCTTTGTAAGTGGCATTAAGGGGCCACAGCCTTGGACTTCGATAATGCCCACGGGGGGTGTGGCGCCTACAGAAGAAAACCTGAAAGCCTGGTTCGATGCAGGTGTTACATGTGTTGGTATAGGATCTAAGCTGATTTCAAAAGAACTTTTGGCCAACAACAATTATGAGGAATTAGAAAAAAGGGTTAAGGACTGTTTGGCCCTTATTAACAAGATACGAGATTGA
- a CDS encoding sugar kinase, with translation MKMISIGELLMRLTVPDKQRFSQARNFNLDIGGSEANVAIALSQFGWETGIISALPANELGTRVKSELRMKGLDTSSILNKGSRIGLYFLEEGSSLRSSKIIYDRSDSSFNDLTPTDFDWNSVFEDVQHLHWSAITPAISENAAAICRVAVDKAAERGITISCDLHYRKNLWNYGKTPKEVIPGLLEKSTIVVGDPSTINALTGIEMKSMSNNSIESADELAEDYRKLMYHFPSVKYVSMLLRTIINANHHKLKGALVSKDQVIESRPSDIVNIVDRIGGGDAYMAGLLYGLNHFEDKNDSLNFAITTSALKHTIKGDYYCGNYEEVTEVMHAKQLGKIIR, from the coding sequence ATGAAAATGATTAGTATTGGGGAGTTGTTGATGCGTTTGACAGTTCCTGACAAGCAGAGATTTTCCCAGGCTCGAAATTTCAATCTTGATATAGGCGGATCGGAAGCCAATGTGGCCATTGCCCTTTCTCAATTTGGGTGGGAAACGGGTATAATAAGTGCATTACCAGCTAATGAGCTAGGCACAAGAGTTAAAAGTGAGCTTCGCATGAAGGGCTTGGATACTTCTTCTATTCTAAATAAAGGAAGTAGAATCGGTCTTTACTTTTTAGAAGAAGGCAGTTCTTTGAGGAGTAGTAAAATAATTTATGACCGATCAGACTCTTCATTTAATGATCTGACTCCCACAGATTTCGACTGGAATAGCGTATTTGAGGATGTTCAACATCTACATTGGTCGGCAATTACCCCGGCCATTTCAGAAAATGCTGCTGCAATTTGTAGGGTGGCAGTAGACAAAGCGGCAGAGCGCGGAATTACCATTTCCTGTGATCTGCACTACCGAAAAAACCTATGGAATTATGGTAAAACGCCTAAAGAAGTAATACCTGGGCTGTTAGAAAAGTCTACCATTGTGGTAGGAGACCCTTCAACGATAAACGCACTTACGGGGATAGAAATGAAATCCATGTCAAACAATAGTATAGAAAGTGCAGATGAACTGGCAGAGGACTACCGAAAGCTAATGTATCATTTTCCCTCGGTTAAATATGTGTCGATGTTATTGAGAACTATAATAAATGCAAATCATCATAAACTGAAAGGAGCATTGGTTTCAAAGGATCAGGTAATTGAATCCAGACCTTCTGATATAGTAAATATAGTAGATAGAATTGGCGGTGGGGATGCATATATGGCCGGACTTCTTTATGGTCTCAATCACTTCGAGGATAAAAATGACAGCTTGAATTTTGCCATAACAACTTCAGCATTAAAGCACACGATCAAGGGAGATTATTACTGTGGTAATTATGAGGAAGTAACAGAAGTAATGCATGCGAAACAACTTGGAAAAATAATAAGATAG
- a CDS encoding polysaccharide lyase family 7 protein yields MKITRIFFLMVLTTAIISCNTKHNKEDANIREDTNLSEESQMLYPSDVISFFNHWNLILGDGANVGQAVDFEHKQFFYTINEGDQNWVVYKAPNAGGTHGTSHNTRTELAQLKKWSPMTEAKLSATLKVMNVSVSGDDSKKSAHSVVVGQIHSADGHENEPLKIFYKKYSDHTKGSVFWNYEINTAGDDNSGRWDFSTIVWGDIEVADPESNYFPEEPENGIELGEEFSYEVEVKDGIMHLTFTSKGHETKKFTKNLITSEYTNADDIPDGEKGVERENAYADEGLFFKQGSYNQTNEKANGAETFGGDIQKQYETGNYTEVRFKEASIYVSEDAVSNEGYFIKNDDL; encoded by the coding sequence ATGAAGATAACACGCATATTTTTTCTAATGGTATTAACCACGGCTATCATTAGCTGTAACACCAAACACAATAAAGAAGACGCAAACATCCGGGAGGATACTAACCTTTCTGAGGAGAGCCAAATGCTTTATCCAAGTGACGTCATCTCATTTTTCAACCATTGGAATCTGATTTTGGGTGATGGGGCAAACGTAGGCCAGGCAGTTGATTTTGAGCATAAACAATTCTTTTACACTATAAATGAAGGTGATCAAAACTGGGTAGTTTACAAGGCCCCCAACGCAGGGGGAACCCATGGAACTTCACACAACACAAGAACAGAATTGGCTCAATTGAAAAAATGGTCTCCTATGACGGAAGCTAAATTGTCCGCCACCTTAAAAGTGATGAATGTATCCGTATCTGGTGATGACAGCAAAAAGTCTGCACACTCGGTAGTGGTTGGCCAAATCCATAGTGCCGATGGCCATGAGAATGAGCCACTAAAAATCTTCTATAAGAAATACTCAGATCATACCAAAGGCTCTGTTTTTTGGAATTACGAAATTAATACAGCAGGAGATGACAATTCTGGCCGGTGGGATTTTTCAACCATTGTTTGGGGAGATATTGAAGTGGCTGACCCTGAATCAAATTACTTTCCTGAGGAACCTGAGAATGGTATTGAGTTAGGTGAAGAATTTAGTTATGAAGTTGAAGTTAAGGATGGTATTATGCACCTGACATTTACGAGCAAAGGGCACGAGACCAAAAAATTCACTAAGAACTTAATTACCTCAGAATATACCAATGCAGATGACATTCCTGATGGTGAAAAAGGAGTGGAGCGTGAAAATGCATACGCAGATGAGGGCCTATTTTTTAAACAAGGTTCTTATAATCAAACGAATGAAAAAGCTAATGGTGCTGAAACATTTGGTGGAGATATCCAAAAACAATATGAGACCGGAAACTACACGGAGGTTCGGTTTAAAGAAGCAAGTATCTATGTCAGTGAAGATGCCGTGTCTAATGAAGGCTATTTTATCAAAAATGACGATTTATGA